The following nucleotide sequence is from Acinetobacter equi.
TTTAGCAATATTATGTACAGGTTCTCTGCTACAATTAGATAAGCAGATTCATCACCCCACTCTTGTTGTTCATGGGGCATGTGATCGCTTGTTACCACCTGGACATGGTAAAGCTGTTGCGAAAGCAATACCGGGCGCTAAATTTGAATTAATTGAAGGAATGGGGCATGATATCCCACCGCAATTTGTTCCATATCTTAGCGGACTTTTTGCACATCATTTTACATCATAAATATTAGGACACTATGGCTGCATTACCATCCCTAAGACAGCTGTCATATTTAGTAACACTGTCTGAAACGCTGCATTTCACCGAAGCAGCTCGCCGATCTTTTGTAACCCAGTCAACTTTGTCTGGCGGTATCATGGAATTGGAGCGACTTTTGGGTGGCGTACTCGTTGAACGTGATCGCCAAAACGTACGCTTAACTCCACTAGGTGAGCAAGTTGTTGCACGGGCCCGTGTTCTTTTAGCGGATGCTCAAGACTTGATGCGCTTAAGCCGTGAAATGAGTGAACCCCTTACAGGTGATTTACATTTAGGTATCATTCCAACAATTGCGCCTTTTATTTTGGCTCAACTCTTAGATGAAGTGCATAAACAATTACCTAAAATTCAATTGCATTTGCATGAGGCTCAAAGCGAGAAAATCGTAGAGCGCCTTGAGCACGGCAACCTAGATATGATTGTTCTTGCATTACCATTCGATACGCGTGGCTTAAAAGTTGCAGAAATCGAAAAAGAAAATTTATTCTTGGTTTGCCATAAAGCTGATCCAATTGCAATGAAAGCAAACTCATTAGATCAATTAGATCTTTCACGTTTAATGTTATTGGAAGAAGGTCACTGCTTACGTGATCATACACTTAGTGCTTGCCCAATTGGTGAACGTAAAAATGATCATCGTTTAAAAGCAAGTTCACTTCCAACATTGGTTGAGATGGTTTCT
It contains:
- the oxyR gene encoding LysR family transcriptional regulator OxyR is translated as MAALPSLRQLSYLVTLSETLHFTEAARRSFVTQSTLSGGIMELERLLGGVLVERDRQNVRLTPLGEQVVARARVLLADAQDLMRLSREMSEPLTGDLHLGIIPTIAPFILAQLLDEVHKQLPKIQLHLHEAQSEKIVERLEHGNLDMIVLALPFDTRGLKVAEIEKENLFLVCHKADPIAMKANSLDQLDLSRLMLLEEGHCLRDHTLSACPIGERKNDHRLKASSLPTLVEMVSANLGFTLLPEIALHTNMIKANPDLVVKPIEAAPNRTLALVTRKSTPLQSEFDVLLQILQKITKKA